The Acropora muricata isolate sample 2 chromosome 4, ASM3666990v1, whole genome shotgun sequence genome contains the following window.
tctggcgttaggcagagtaaaatctataagtgccctgagcgctcatgcAGCGGTTAAGGCACTTACCCTCCAATTAATTGGCCTGCATAGTGTTTTAAGCACTCAACAAATTGACTGAtcatggaaagaaaaattcaactgGTATAAGGTATGGATATTCGTTAGTAATAATCGAGACTATCTGAtctaaagaatgaaaaaaataaaaaatttgtatGCTGACATGTGGGTCTTttagaaaacatttcaggaaTGCTACTGCATATTTGATGCTTCAGAGTTTCCTTTAATCCTATTATGTTTTAATTTCCCTTCCATCAAATGCagaattttgttgttgacaaTACTACCTGCAGCCAACCAGGAGTTTTTGATGGTGAAAATGCAACCCTGTTGAATGAGGTAATATGCGAGCATCTCCTTCGACAAGGGAGACTGGAAATATCAGAACAAATGACAAAGGTAATATTTCGTGGTTGTAAAATTACATAGCTATAGCCTTTTTGTTTCACTAGCTGTAATTAGATAAatcaagttttcaaaaaaaatattaaattgtCAGTTACTGACTTCTTAGATCttgaaaaatgactgaaatATAATGGAGATATGTATGTAACATGTACTGAAATCATACCAAAAAGAGGAAACTCCTGATCACATCAAATTTCCTTTTGTTGTAGGAAGCTAATCTTCAATTAAATGATTCCAGAAAAGAACCTTTTACTGAACTTAATAGGATCCTGGAGGCCTGCAGAGAAAGAAACCTTGATCCAGCACTTCAGTAAGTGCATTGttaaaattttaatgttttaatagTCTAATGACTTGTTTATCATCATACAGTAAAACGCTGACCTCAAACGTCCTTGAATTTTCATTGATTCTCAGAAAAATGAAGGCAATttgattgttttcattgttctttttaTTGCCTTGAATGTTTGTGTGCAACTAGCTACAACGATAATAATGTGGCTGTCGGCatagataataatttattttatgaaCTGGAGTGCTTCTGAGGGATTTCTGCCGTATCTTCTCTCgtaaaaaatgtaattatttcATGTGTGTTTGAGATcaccaatcagctgctgacacgtcCCTCACTCTATTAATTGGCACCATGAATGAGTGGCAAAGCACAGTCtttttgaaacatgaaaaaGGTAGACTTCCtcttgttagtaaggtgtttataTAGTAAGGCCTTTCTCATGGTGCAAACCACCTTGTCAGTTTGCATGATGTCATGTATGTTACAATACTGTAAATGTTTTCTATGTGATCATTTAGATGGGCCCAAGCTAGACACGAGGAGTTAAGGCTCAGAGGGAGCTCTTTAGAATTTAGGCttcacaaattaaaatttcttgaTCTCCTGAAAAAAAGACGTCACAAGGATGCTCTGGTATATTCCAGGAATTTTGCTCAGTTTGCCTCTGACCACACTAAAGgtacaaaaaaaatttgttcTTGGTTAGTCACAGTTTGACTTCAGAATCATCATACAGTAGATCTGCATGTAGATGTCAAACAATCATGATaagctttttgttatttctcATTCATTTGTGTTATTGCTTTGCTATGATGTGCAGAATCTGTCCTCATagctcttcctcttcttcttcttctgctctCTCATACAGTGGAAGTGATAAAACACTGATTACAGAAGAAAATGTTTAATCCCATAAATTCCTTTAACTACAGTAATGTTTTTATGAATCAGTTTATAATTCTCAACTTGGTTACAGGATGTAATAAAAATTGTGGTATTCAGTTATCACCAGCTTGATATCAAGGGCACTTACCAATTCTCATTTTTCGTCCATTTGTGTTATTATTCTGCTGTGATGTACAGAATCTGCTCTCatagttcttcttcttcttcttcttctttcgcTCTCTGTGTGGCCCAGTGAAGACGTGACAAACAAATGTACAGAAGATGTGATAAAACACtgttaatagaaaaaaaatgtttaaatatcCCATCATTTCCTTTAACCAATGTTTTCATGAACCAACGgtcatttacatttacatatGCAGTTACCAACCATTACCTGATAaattagacttttttttcttgcatgaaTCACTGTAAAGTATTCTTTCTTCTATAGATGTACAGCAGCTGATGGCCTGCCTCTTATACAGCCAGACAGGATTAGAAAACTCACCATATGCCTCATTACTAGATCCAATACATTGGGTGGACATCTGTGATGTTTTTGCTAGGGATGCCTGTGGTTTGTTAGGTTTGTCTTTGGAGAGTCCCTTGCAAGTCTGCGTCACTGCTGGCTGTATTGCTTTGCCATCACTTCTCCAAATTAGACAGGTGATGCAACAGCAACAGGTCTCTGGTGTCTGGACGTCAAAGGATGAACTGCCGGTATGTTGATTTCCAAGTAAATTACTTTTAGTACAGCAGTTTTGTTGAAACCAAAACTATACAATGTGTCGCAAGCTATTCATTTGATTTTGCTCGCTGTTAACTTTACAGATGGAGGTTGACCTTGGCCCGCAGTATCGTTACCATTCATTGTTTGCCTGCCCAATTTTACGAGAACAGTGTTCAGATACCAACCCACCTGTCCGTCTGTCCTGTGGTCACGTGATATCTAAAGATGCCCTAACTAAGCTCACTCATGGAAACAAGTATGTGCATGCAATCATATGCTCCACACATTTCACCCCTCTAACCTCTCAGCAACTTTGAATTCCCGTCAACTACATTTCCATTCAACCCCCTCTCCAAACAAAAAGAAGGCCGACTGTAaactccttttttctttcatgacGAACAAACAATGCCGGTGGGCGTTATTAAAAGACCACGCTTATTACAGATCAATTTGCGACCTTAATTAAGGACTTAGCACAATGACTATAACTTAAATCTATGAGCGTCATGGGTTTCAAAATCAGTTCTTAAttattttggtttaaatttcttgcaatttttccGGTGAAATTACAAAACGTTGAAGAAGAGATTTGTTGTacaatttaactataaaaaattgcgataaagttgaaaagcttaaaaaattcaaaaccatcttggttttaaaagtttaaaaatgcgacgacgtttcgacgttcgcttaacgtcattatcaattatcaagtcaaaaatgagtaaaatgagaacGAGTATAAATGTACAAGAATTCCTAAGAGCCACGAATAAAAAAGTGAATGTATGTAGTGATAATGTgcgaatattttatcattatcgctacatattttcacttttttattcGTGTCTCTTAGGAATTCTTCTACATTTATATTCGTCCTCATTTTACTCGTTTTGGACTTGATAATCGGCAGCACTTTTCCACGGGTGGCGGGTGGCGGGTGGCGGgtagcgggtagcgggtgacgggtagcgggtagcgggtgacgggtagcgggtagcgggtgacggttagcgggtagcgggtgacggtTAGCGGGTAGCGGGTAAAATGTGGCAGGTAGTATCATTTATAAGACAAATTTTTTAATACAAAATTTTTCTTcgcatttttctaaaatttacaAAGTAAATAATGGAATGCCGTTCATGACTCTTAATTTACGAAACGTCATAAAATGATCAAAACTTCTTCACCGCAATACCCGCAAAGTAACTAATGGAATGCTGTTGATGACTCCTTCTTAATTTACGAAACGTGTCATAAAATGATCAAAACTTCTTCATCGCAATACCCGCAAAACTTCTAACGCatactgtaagtaatgtaatAAAACTTCGAACACAAATTAAATAATGGAATGCTGTTCATGACTCcttcttaaagtggtactgcGACCAAAAAATTGCGTTTACACGCTGAAATATTAAGCTAGCGAGTAAATGACGTCATTTTCACTAGATCCAGCCCTCTTATGTTCTATCGCTCAGTTTTGAACgtgagtaatggcggaccgtgAAATCCAAAACTGACACTCAAAATAAACAACCTTCGGATAAAATTCAAAGCTCAAAATTTGGCCAGTTAGGTGATAAGCGAACGCCCTTtcaaaatctgaagaaaaaaaggaagtgattttttgatcatagtaccactatAAAACTTCGAACACAGTGTTTGTTCAATCAATGTTCATGATTCCTTCATGATTTACGTGAAAAAAGTgtaagaaatgttaaaacaaTTCCAATATTTGAATAAAacgttctctgtaaaaaaaCCTCCTAAAATAGTCATCCAAAAACAAGAAAGTGTGTAGATTTTGTCATAGAAACGCAAAAGAAAATCTGCCTTCCTTTAATTGAATCGAACACCGAATTCACGCCACAAAAGCTGCTTATTTGATTCCGACAATCTTGCCACAACTGACTCCTCCAATTTGATGTTCATACTTGACGCTGTACGAACGGAAGATATAGATAAGGCAACAGCAGAAGTCACTGGCTTAGCTCGTGTCTTCGGCCTAAGACACGATaacccgtcacccgctacccgctacccgctacccgccacccgtcacccgctacccgtcacccgctacccgtcacccgcCACCCGCTACCCGCCACCCGCTACCCGTGGAAAAGTGCTGCcgcttgataatgacgttaagcgaacgtcgaaacgtcgtcgcatttttaaacttttaaaaccaagatggttttgaattttttaaacttttcaactttatcgcaattttttatagtgaaattgcaaaatacaagtgaatTCTTACTCTTGTTATTCACTAATATCACTTGTCACCATTTTCTTGCACATACATATTTTTAATGTCGGGATCTTTGAATTAGACatcattaatttaattttcaaatttagtCAGCAGTTCTGTTTAACACAGGTTATGGCTTGGTTTTAGTAAAACTCTTAATCCTCTTCGAAATTGTTGAAATAACGTTTTGATCCTTTCTCTTCTCCTTGCCAGAGTGAAGTGTCCTTACTGTCCGCTGGAAATGACTCCAAATGATGCGAgagaaattaacttttactaAAGCCTGATTCTCGGCGGTCGGAAGAGTTGAGTTTCATCTGCTCGTCAtagtttctttgttgttgttatttttaacaacaacagcaCTTTATTTCACACCatacttaagaaaaaaaaaatgatgagaaaatttgtgatgttattgtgAATGATAGGTGCTGCCTGGCCAGCTACTGAGCtcaaagaaaatatattttacatGTTTAAGTCAGGGACACAAAATACTCAAAACTAGACACATGTACATAGAAATAGAGATGAACCAAGTAAACTACCAGTAGACTAATACTCTTACAttgcaaaacaatatttttatccAGGAAAAGTGATGTAAAGATATCTAGTAATCTTTGATAAAGTAGTGTTTCATTTTCCTTCTAAACAAGGACAATGACATGATTTTCTTCGCTTTCTGTCTCCAAGTTTCACTATGTAACCAAGACTAAGAGAAGGCTGAGTTCGTTGGATgtacttttgaaaaaaaatgtcagaTGATTGTTTCACGGTAAAAAATACGTTAAAATATAGGTCAGCTAAGATAAATTTAAAGTGTAGAACATTTGTAGTAATTATCACATTGCCCGAAGTCTTCGTCTGAGTGATACAGAGCTAAGCCCACTTCATTTCCTGTGATATCGTTCTTTATTAACCAGTCGTGAGTTCTCTTTGAATAAACTACGTTACTAAGCTTCGCGTATGCAGGCTGTCCACAGTTTGTCTTGTCTAATTTAGGGCGTGTTCGATTGACGCTTTTCTGGAATAAGAGTGAATGGAATAACCTCCGGATTCTTCTTTCGAGGTAAACTTAGGAAGATGTGTCTATAACATTTTGACCGGAAACGATGCTGCaattctcctttgtattctgatagcaTAGGTGTATGACAGCGTAGGTGTAATTTGTAGGAGTAAACGTGCGTATTTTTATTCCGGTCAATAAGGTTAATCCAACGCACCCTTAGTTTTTGTGTTAAGAGATGTCTTCGTTTTTCAATCAAATTGTTGTGAATTCTTCCTCCAAACGGAACGATTATCTACTAACAGATGAAAGATCAGCATCATGTAGTTTCGCACGGAATGTCATTTTTTATTAATAGCTCCGATCAAATTGTAACTGTGAAACGTCAAAGCAAATTCCGTCACCTGAAAAAAGTGTTCTAGCGTCTCCTTCAGCGCTTTGTTTACTGTGAGAGTTGAACCCACAGACCCTCACTCTATGGACTTCCCTATTAGTTTTAGGGCAAAtatatttaaaaagaaaacacatgCGCTTAGGGTAAAAACAATTTACTGAGTGTGGTGCAAACTGAAGAAAATCAGGTCATTGGCTTACACCGGTTGAAAGTAATGTGCTTGGATATTTTCCTTGCAAAACTGAATAATacatttccttctttttgtGAGTTCGTTCATAACCTCTTCTGTTCAAAAGGCTATTTTCACTTCTTCCCACTTCAAAAAAGCGAAGAATGGTTGAATCGAATTG
Protein-coding sequences here:
- the LOC136915586 gene encoding E3 ubiquitin-protein ligase RMND5A-like — its product is MDSCQSVERELERLAKKYNNLREHTDSSLKELIDQIGTIQEDLLKASKDGEVPPLQLHLLNQSCRKIKDTVSKVATEHKELHGGISKIGKAIDRNFVVDNTTCSQPGVFDGENATLLNEVICEHLLRQGRLEISEQMTKEANLQLNDSRKEPFTELNRILEACRERNLDPALQWAQARHEELRLRGSSLEFRLHKLKFLDLLKKRRHKDALVYSRNFAQFASDHTKDVQQLMACLLYSQTGLENSPYASLLDPIHWVDICDVFARDACGLLGLSLESPLQVCVTAGCIALPSLLQIRQVMQQQQVSGVWTSKDELPMEVDLGPQYRYHSLFACPILREQCSDTNPPVRLSCGHVISKDALTKLTHGNKVKCPYCPLEMTPNDAREINFY